In Acidobacteriota bacterium, the DNA window ATGGTTAAGATTTCCGAATTTCGAGGCGCCCCAGCATCTTCTCCGCGTCCTTCTCCAGCCTCCAGAACTCCGCCAGCAGGTCCTTCACCGGCGTTGGCGGCTGGTAGCGGTAGAAGTATTTGGTTGGCAGGATTTCGTAGCCGAGTTGCGGGCTGTCGGCCCAGCGGATGATCGGCTTTGCAATTTCACGTTTCAGGAAGGCAGCGATGTCGTCGCCGTGCGGGATGAATTCGTCGTCGGCCACGTAGTGCCGGTGTGTCCACTCCACGGAAAGCGTTTCGTCCGCCTCAGCCAGCGCCTCCTTGAACTTCTTGGCGGCGTTGTCTTTTGCCTTGACGGTGAACTCGACGGTGTTCTCCTGGCCCTTCATCTTCACCCGCACGCGGAAGGTGAGGTCGCTCTCGTGGAAGTCCTGCTCCTTCTTCACGTTCGCGGCGGTGAAGGCCTTCTCGTAAGGTTCGGTGATGGTCGCGGGCTTGTCGTGCTCATCCGTCTGCCAGAAGACGACGCTGACCTTGTGGTAGGCGAAGTCTTCGCGCGGGAAGAGTTTGACCTGCTCATCGGCGTAGGCCTTGGCCCAGCCTTTGGTGTAACGCTCCTCGATCCACGCGCGGTGAGTGTCGGTGATGCGGTGGCGTTTATTGCCAAAGGATTTCGGTTCCTTTTCGAATTGCTGGCGGGCGTCGATGAGCATCACGCGCCCGCGATGGCTGGCGGGCTTGTCATTTCGCAGCAGCCAGATGTAAGTGAAGATGCCAGTGTTGTAGAAGAGCTGGTCGGGAAGCATGACGATGGCATCCAGCCAGTCGTTCTCCAGAATCCAGCGGCGGATTTCGCTCTCGCCCGAGCCGCAGTCGCCATTGGAGAGAGTCGACCCATTGAAGATGATGGCAATGCGGCTGCCACCTTCCTCGGGCGTGGCCATCTTGGCCAGCATGGTTTCCAGAAAGAGCAATGAGCCGTCGTTCCCTCGCGGCATCCCGGCCCGGTAGCGGGTCTTCTCCAGCTTCCGCGCTTCCTTTTCGTAGCCATCCTTGCCACCCCAGGTGACGCCGAAGGGCGGATTGCTCAGCATCCGATTGAAGCGCCATTTCCCCTCCGGCCACTGGTCGCCGGGCTCCTTGCTATTCTTCTCATGCGGGATGAGCGAGTTGCCGAGGTGGACGGTGGCCTGCCGGTCGTTCTTGATGAGCAGGTCGGCCTGACAGACGGCGTAGTTGGTGGGGGAAAGCTCCTGGCCGTGCACGGTTACATATTTCTCCACGCGTGCTTTCTCTTCCGGCGTGTCGGCTCGCTCCAGCAGGTGCTCCTTCGCCACAGACAACATGCCGCCCGTGCCGCTGGCGGGATCGTAGATGGAGAGGTGCTTGTCAGGGATAGGGATATCGAGCAACTCGACCATCAGGCGCACGACCTCGCGCGGCGTAAAGTGCTCCCCGGCCTCGTCGCCACTCTGTTCCGAGAAGCGCCGCAGCAGCTCCTCATAGATGTAGCCCATCTCGAGCCCGGAGAGCTGTTCGGGCCCCAGCGCGAGTTCCTTGTATTGGTTTAGGATCGGGGCCAGCCGGTTATGCTTCACCATCAGGCCGATGGTGGCGCGATAGTTGAAGTGTTCGATGATGTCGTCAACGTTCTTCGAGAAGCCGTTGATGTAGGCGCGGAAGTTCTCCTCCAACAACGCGTGGTCTTCCTCATAGACCGATCGAAGCGTCCAGTTGGTGGCGTTGGAGAATGGGCTTTGCTTGGGATTCAGCTCCAGTTCCTTGACCAGCTTGGCGAGTTCCTTCGCGGTGAGCTTGGGCCGGTTCTTCAGCACCTCGACCGCCTTCTTCTCTCGCCAATCGATCAGCACACACTCCAGGCGGCGAATGACGATGATCGGCAGAATGACGCTCTGGTACTCGTAGGACTTGAACTTCCCGCGCAGGCGCTCGGCGGATTTCCAGATATCGGAAGCAAGGTTGTCGAGCTTGGCTTTATTGAGTGAGAGTGCCATTAGGAAGTCCTGTCCAATCTCGAAAAGAAGATGCCCGCGTACGCTGCAAAGTTAGCCTAATCGGCATCGCGCGCCATAATGTCATGCCGCCGCAGCGTTTGTCTCCACCTTCGACTCGCCGGTCATGACGTTGTACTGGGTCAACAGGCTGTCGCCGTTGAGCGACGAAACCGCGTCTGCGGCCACGAGCCAACGGCTGCCCGGCCGCGGCGACACGAGTTCGTAAAGCAGGCCCTGAGGCGTATAGCGATAACCGGCAACCGTGACTTCGATCGGGCCATCCTGGCTGGCGTAGATCGCGCGCTGGCCCGATGCAA includes these proteins:
- a CDS encoding N-6 DNA methylase, translated to MALSLNKAKLDNLASDIWKSAERLRGKFKSYEYQSVILPIIVIRRLECVLIDWREKKAVEVLKNRPKLTAKELAKLVKELELNPKQSPFSNATNWTLRSVYEEDHALLEENFRAYINGFSKNVDDIIEHFNYRATIGLMVKHNRLAPILNQYKELALGPEQLSGLEMGYIYEELLRRFSEQSGDEAGEHFTPREVVRLMVELLDIPIPDKHLSIYDPASGTGGMLSVAKEHLLERADTPEEKARVEKYVTVHGQELSPTNYAVCQADLLIKNDRQATVHLGNSLIPHEKNSKEPGDQWPEGKWRFNRMLSNPPFGVTWGGKDGYEKEARKLEKTRYRAGMPRGNDGSLLFLETMLAKMATPEEGGSRIAIIFNGSTLSNGDCGSGESEIRRWILENDWLDAIVMLPDQLFYNTGIFTYIWLLRNDKPASHRGRVMLIDARQQFEKEPKSFGNKRHRITDTHRAWIEERYTKGWAKAYADEQVKLFPREDFAYHKVSVVFWQTDEHDKPATITEPYEKAFTAANVKKEQDFHESDLTFRVRVKMKGQENTVEFTVKAKDNAAKKFKEALAEADETLSVEWTHRHYVADDEFIPHGDDIAAFLKREIAKPIIRWADSPQLGYEILPTKYFYRYQPPTPVKDLLAEFWRLEKDAEKMLGRLEIRKS